In one Alnus glutinosa chromosome 12, dhAlnGlut1.1, whole genome shotgun sequence genomic region, the following are encoded:
- the LOC133852545 gene encoding LRR receptor-like serine/threonine-protein kinase FLS2 produces MGRLNKLQALYLENNRLEGSIPSDLCQLKSLSELYLTDNTLFGPILACVLRVLDLSRNLLSGDIATTILCGLKDMANLSLAGNQLEGPILESFGELVSLEFLNLSSNSLSGEIPNSLKALLYLKCLNVSFNRLRGKITVGRPFVHLFAASFMSNDGICGALQLQVTPCKEVEAKSLPLATWRRIFQQELLQATEGFNANNLLGKGSFESVYRGTLSDGMIVAIKVFNLEVVGAFKSFDTECGVLCNIHHRNLL; encoded by the exons ATGGGAAGACTGAACAAGCTTCAAGCTCTTTATCTTGAAAATAATAGACTAGAAGGTTCCATCCCATCTGATCTTTGTCAATTAAAGAGCTTGTCTGAGTTGTATTTAACAGATAATACGCTTTTTGGACCTATTCTTGCATGT GTCTTGAGAGTATTAGATTTATCAAGAAATCTACTATCGGGTGATATCGCAACAACAATATTATGTGGCCTCAAAGATATGGCTAATCTATCCTTGGCAGGCAATCAATTAGAAGGTCCAATTCTTGAATCTTTTGGTGAATTGGTAAGCTTGGAATTTTTGAATCTTTCAAGTAACAGTTTATCTGGAGAGATTCCCAACTCCTTAAAAGCACTTTTGTACCTCAAATGTCTAAATGTCTCTTTCAATAGACTACGAGGAAAAATTACTGTAGGACGACCATTTGTACACTTATTTGCTGCATCATTTATGTCAAATGATGGAATTTGTGGTGCTCTCCAATTGCAAGTTACCCCATGTAAAGAAG TGGAGGCTAAATCACTACCACTAGCAACATGGAGAAGAATTTTCCAACAAGAACTTTTACAAGCAACAGAAGGGTTCAATGCAAACAACTTATTAGGTAAAGGGAGTTTTGAATCAGTATATCGAGGGACACTTTCAGATGGAATGATTGTTGCAATAAAAGTTTTCAACTTGGAAGTGGTAGGGGCTTTCAAGAGTTTTGATACAGAGTGTGGGGTACTATGCAATATTCATCATCGAAATCTTCTCTAA